Genomic segment of Arachis stenosperma cultivar V10309 chromosome 4, arast.V10309.gnm1.PFL2, whole genome shotgun sequence:
AAATTTCTTTCCAATAAATTCACCTTCAGGCTTCAGCGGGTATTTATATGGCTTCATCATGATAAACAATAGACTGTTGTAATAGCGGTCTATCTTTGCTTATTTGGTATTTAAGTGATAGTGAAGTTAATAAAGATAACAAGCTTAATTTTATTCTACAATATAATGAAAATGTTACCTTAATTATACAAATGGCACTTCTTAGTTCTTACATACATGTTTTCGTTATCAAATTCTttgtactttttatttttatatgttaacACAATTGGATGACATGGAACACAATTGGATGATTATGGTGCATAGCAactttaattgaaattaaattctATGTGAAAACATAGCAACTTTTGCATTATAATGTGCTTTGAAACCCCATCTTTTCGAAATGCTACTCAAACATCAAAACAATACAACATTTGCACTTTCTCCTAATGTCTTGTgccaataaaaaaattagacagCAAGACTATTGAAGGAATGAATGCAACACTACACAACAAAACATTGATGGACTCATTTATGATTGGATATAattttctgctgtttttttttttgcagcACACGTTAGTGTAATGTAAAATTGAACATGACGTTTCATATTATCTGTTGCATAAATATTATGATCACAAGGAAACAATACTAGCATTGTCACTATTGGATACACTTGATGAATTGGCAGGACCAAACAGTAATTCCAAGCTAAAATCACTTCCACATATTGATCTTCCTTTCTTCCCAACTTTGTCCAAATCCTGTATTCCCAgctacaaaataacaaaaaggaAACAAAGTCACATTTTTAATGTAAATAGAGATAACAATTAAATTAGTCTTTTAGTTTTCACCTAATGATGATATTAGTCTCTCAATTTTAATCCGTAAATCAAGTTAGTCCTTCTGTTAGTAAACTGTTATCAAATTGGTCCCTCAGCTTGCCTAACATCATGCTACAGTTGTTAATGTTAGTAAAACTAAGGGACTAATTTGATCATGAAAATTAGAGCATCAATTTGATTTTTATCTAACTGTAAATATGCCAAAATAAATTGATGGAATAAAATTACCTGTACCATGCTGTTCTTAACAAAAGCTGTATTAAAACAGCAATAGAAGAGACGGCCTCCTATCATTTTCTCATAGAATATGACACGTACATCTCCAGTTAGCTGTAAACACAAGAAATCTTATCAGAAAAACATGTAGCTGTTTCACATTTTCATgcataagaaaaaaagaatacaAGGTATGTTCCAAAGGTTGTTGCTAGTGAAAAGTTGATTAGAAGATCCTTATGATTGTGAAGATGGATTGAATGTAGTGTTAAATATGATTAGTGGTTATTTACTAGGATCGGTTGGTCGAAATAATAATCCAAACAGGTTTTCTTGTATATTGCAGGACTCTCTGTATCCATTTGAACAACAATCCGAGGTTCTTCTTGTTCTGATTGTGTtccatcttcattttcttcttcgataTAAGAAAGATAGTAGCGAGGACTGTTGGTTCTCTGATAGCCTTTCTTAATCTCTCTGCAGCACCCTCGGAAAATTTCCACCGGCGGACGATAGCACTGGTTAGGTGCCTGTAAATAAGGGAGAACAACATAACTTTGTTAAGGGTAGAGAGAAGAATTTTGCAGTTGATTCATTAGTTGTTCTTAGTTGCCTCATATACatacaataaatatattgaAAGCTATAGGAATTTGATCAACAATGAGATAAACTAAATAAATGATTTTGGACTGAGATAAGCTGCAAAAACATTAAGCTAATAAAGCTAAGGAACTTAGGCTAGTAACTTTGTAGTGTAACTAGTATAGATTTCTAACATCAAAGAATCCATGTATTCTACTTCTTCTGTTACTTGCACAAATATGCATACAATAAGGTATCCAAAAATATTGTTGCATCAAGAAACTGAGGGTTAACTAACCTCCTCCTGCAGCTCTGAAATCACAAAGAATATTGCACAGATGTTAACTGTATCATAAAGGCGAATTCGGCGCAATTCTCTGCTACATGGTTGAGGCAAGCTCACTCTACCCCTAGGGGTAGAAAGTACACTTTCAAAGTATCTTACATAACGGCGTTGGCTTGGTATtgatacctgaaatcacagaggATTCTATCATTCATATTTGTTAAGGGTAAAAGCATAACTTAAGAAGGTATACTCCtagaaaactaaatcaaaatcATAAAGGCCTAGATTTTTTGGTCCATTCCTTATGATATTTCTTTCTTGCAGATTGTAAGAGTCAATATCCAAATTCCTCTGTTGTTGAAgacatttatatttttaaattgatggAACTATACCTAACATAACTTACTCCTTCATTATTTGTTGTCCTTCTCTCTGCATACAATTGAAGAGCCTCATCTGCTGTCATGCCAGAATAAGTTAGGTATGAACACACCATTAAGCCAGTTCTACCCTTCCCTGCCTACACAATTGCAACAAAAGATTATGTTGTATGTATTCTCAACTTCTTAATGATTCCTTTTCATGTATCAAATTAAAGAATCTCATGTGCATCCATTGGTTAATTGCACTGCATCATGCATAACTTAAAGGAGTGCAACTTCATGCCTAGTTTTTAGTAGAAGAACTTTACATTAAGTTTTAAAATGTAAGAAGCTGTATGATAAGTATAACgctaaacaaaatttatttgatGTTGAGGCATCATTCCAAAGTGAAGTTCTGAGATCCCATACCATGCAATGAATGACAGCAATATTTCTTGGATCACTTGATAGCCATGAATGCACACTTTCACAAAAATCTTTGATCATTTCAAGGGGCGGTACATGGTTATCATCGAAAGGGTATGCTTCAACCCGTCCATGAAAGTTTGCCGGATCATAACTTTCTTCTATACAGAGATTATAGATCtgaaaacatttaaaattaataagCTTTAGCTATAATCATATGCATGACTATGGAGAGAAGAGACAGATGATATTGTACATTATACATGGCCATGGATTGAAAGTTGCACCTTATAATGTTCATGGTGTGTCATGTCCAACACAGATTTCACCTGCCATAGAGGATTTCGATACACTGCTCGCATTCGTTCTGCAGGAAATGACATTGCCAATATTCTATCTGTGATATATGTCATGTCAAGATCATAGCCGGCAATGAGCATCCGTCTCCGTTGCTTAGATACCAAGTTTCGAATAAAATTCTTGGTAAGGTAATTGATCATGTGATTCTGTAAACTCAAGTCATCAACTTTTTGTGGCCCCTGCTTTGTAAATTTCAACCCCATTTGGTTGATATTTCAGGTTCCACACTAATGACAAGGTATCTATGACACAAGTATAATCATTGTAAGATATGGAGTGTTAAAGATTCATGGCATAAAAATTAACAATGAATTGCTTCACGGTGTAGTTACAAATGATACCAAAAGAAAGCATATATATCAAAGAAAAATTCATTCTTTGTACACTGGAGAGCATTCAATTCAAGCATTCACTTTGTCTGTTCCATTTATTTTTTCAAGTTTGATACTAATCAACCGCATTTTTAGTTTAAACTTCATTTGCCTTAACAACAATTGACCCATAGAACATTTAAGTTTCAACATTGGGTTGATTAATACTTTAATAGCATCAATATGACATTAAAAGTTAAAAACCCTTCACAGGATCAATCAGAAACTGCAATGATGCTCCTCTTGACAAAAGGAATATCAAATTTTGAAACTTTTTTATGCCCTAAGGTTCCCcattaagaaaagaaaacatgggTATGCCATTATGCATTCTGATATAATTGCAATTGGAAAAAGAATGTTACTTTTGATAGTCCCATTTCACAAAACAATGAGAAACAACAAAGACATAGTCATAGAGATAGAATAGGATCAAACATGGCAGGTACCTAATATAGCTTAACATGTAGCTGCGGATTCAGTAGCTCTAAAATTGAAGAGCAGAAAGTAGTAACGTCAAAGGGGTCCCAAAAGGAAAATTGATGAGAGACCCCAGAGAAAGCCAgtgggaggaagaagaagaacaagatgaTGAGAAAATGAGagattgatgatgatgatggtgatgatggtgatgatggtgatgatgatgaggacCCTCCTTGAAACCATTGTTGGTGATAATGTGTTGGTTGGTGAGAatagagagaggaagagagagaagagatatgAATTGCCATATTTGGAGGGAATTGCTGACCTCGCTTTTTTCCATTTACAACATCACCCTCCAAATTTGGGACTCACCTGAACCCGACAACATAGGAAAATTGGTCTGTTTTCTATGTTGTATTTTCGTTGGATTTTTTGACGGCGGAAACAACAGAATCTAACAGCCTTGTTGCCTTTTATTTCCATGTGTTAATTTTCATGTTCTTATGTCTCTATTTAAAACTTCCATTATGTTGAAAATTTGGTCCCTTGACACAATtactaaataaattttttcaataCCTTTTTTATTGTATTTCACAGTTTGATGGACTAATAATTATTGATTCGCGAATCTAAATTCTATTTAAGAATCTGTTGCGGCAAggttaaatttttatttcatgAGTAGCAAATGATCATAATTTATCTCATCATTACTCAAATTTGAGTTCTTTTTGTTactgaaaatatatttttttgtatcaAATCCACCTAAAATATTAGCAATAAAAAAGTCAGTAGTTTGATAAACTATAGATtggaacaaaagaaaaaagaaatcatTCATTAAGCAAATCATCCAAGATTACAATTCTCAACACAACTTCATTTGCAAAGCTACATAAGCAATAAAAGAACATAACAAATCTTTATTcatcctttttttattttccatgtATTTCTTCTCTACAtcttatgaataattccatgactTATATACCAACTTGAAAGCTCTGAAAATTCTGTTCCAACATGAGATCTATAGCTCTCATTCAAGATGGTCATGTGGCCTTATTGACATGAACATTGCAGCATACTGCAAGAGCCTGCGCTCTGTGCCGCCTCCACCACCATTGTCCCTTACAGGGGTCACCGGACCTCTAGTCCTCTGCCTGTAACGCCGCCAGGCGAA
This window contains:
- the LOC130973052 gene encoding phosphatidylinositol 3,4,5-trisphosphate 3-phosphatase and protein-tyrosine-phosphatase PTEN1, which gives rise to MGLKFTKQGPQKVDDLSLQNHMINYLTKNFIRNLVSKQRRRMLIAGYDLDMTYITDRILAMSFPAERMRAVYRNPLWQVKSVLDMTHHEHYKIYNLCIEESYDPANFHGRVEAYPFDDNHVPPLEMIKDFCESVHSWLSSDPRNIAVIHCMAGKGRTGLMVCSYLTYSGMTADEALQLYAERRTTNNEGVSIPSQRRYVRYFESVLSTPRGRVSLPQPCSRELRRIRLYDTVNICAIFFVISELQEEAPNQCYRPPVEIFRGCCREIKKGYQRTNSPRYYLSYIEEENEDGTQSEQEEPRIVVQMDTESPAIYKKTCLDYYFDQPILLTGDVRVIFYEKMIGGRLFYCCFNTAFVKNSMVQLGIQDLDKVGKKGRSICGSDFSLELLFGPANSSSVSNSDNASIVSL